Proteins found in one Cheilinus undulatus linkage group 9, ASM1832078v1, whole genome shotgun sequence genomic segment:
- the LOC121514761 gene encoding zinc finger protein 250-like, whose protein sequence is MSSSTRLRAFIRERLAAAAEDIFVVFRRTMVEYEEEIDRQSRLLEMAMKPHIYLQRTDEAHQRVFKEEEEQLCDQDRNSSLDQEDPEPPPIKEEQEEMEQLVLKQETDTFMWTHEERDHSAEEPEDDHQLHHDSHDPESPDPEGVQLVKVRLTAAAEDIFVVFRRTVVEYKEEISRQQRMLNIIRKPHVHLQRTGEPQQLFFKEEEERLLCDQDRNYSLDLEDPEPPSFKEEQEEVEQLVLKQETDTFMWTHEERDHSKEEPGDDHQLHHNAHFTESPDPEGDSEPTRTSEPKQKRKRHKTQTSEICPDHHQGPKSLRCDTRGQGFQTTSDLLTHERVHTGKKTHLCQICGKLFHCKSLLNIHRRTHTDEEPLPLTSNLNSHHRGHASKKTLTCETHGKSFTSKRDMQVHRRAQSGEKPYVCSTCGKTFSQLSHLNTHSRIHTGEKTTTCETCGKSFRDRSELTVHMRTHTGERPYVCSTCGRGFSVRSHLNTHNRIHTGEKPFTCETCGRSFRIKCELKVHVRTHTGERPYSCNTCGSAFIKKHHLDKHTRIHTGETPYTCETCGRCFKYRFVLTGHMRRAHTGERSHLCNTCGKRFSDSSSLSLHMKSHADD, encoded by the exons ATGAGTTCATCTACACGTCTGAGAGCGTTTATCAGAGAGAGGCTGGCTGCTGCAGCGGAGgacatttttgtagtttttaggAGAACTATGGTGGAGTACGAGGAGGAGATCGACCGTCAGAGCAGACTGCTGGAGATGGCCATGAAACCTCACATCTACCTGCAGAGGACAG ATGAGGCTCATCAACGTGTCtttaaggaggaggaggagcagctcTGTGACCAGGACAGGAACTCCAGCCTGGACCAAGAGGATCCAGAACCTCCACCCattaaagaggagcaggaggagatggAGCAGCTGGTACTGAAGCAGGAGACGGACACGTTCATGTGGACTCATGAGGAGAGAGACCACAGTGCAGAAGAACCAGAGGATGACCATCAGCTCCATCACGACTCTCATGATCCCGAGAGTCCCGATCCCGAAGGAGTTCAGTTAGTCAAAGTGAGGCTGACTGCTGCAGCTGAAGAcatatttgtagtttttagAAGAACTGTTGTGGAGTACAAGGAAGAGATCAGTCGTCAGCAAAGAATGCTGAACATCATCAGGAAACCTCACGTCCACCTGCAGAGAACAG GTGAACCACAGCAGCTTTTCtttaaggaggaggaggagaggctgctCTGTGACCAGGACAGGAACTACAGCCTGGACCTGGAGGATCCAGAACCTCCTTCCTttaaagaggagcaggaggaggtggagcagCTGGTACTGAAGCAGGAGACAGACACGTTCATGTGGACCCATGAGGAGAGAGACcacagcaaagaagaaccaggGGATGACCATCAACTCCATCACAACGCTCATTTTACTGAGAGTCCAGATCCTGAGGGAGACTCAGAACCAACGAGAACATCAGAAccaaaacagaagagaaaacgTCACAAAACTCAGACATCTGAGATTTGTCCTGATCATCACCAAGGTCCAAAGTCTTTGAGGTGTGACACCAGAGGCCAAGGTTTTCAGACTACGTCAGATTTACTGACACATGAGCGTGTCCACACAGGGAAGAAGACTCATTTATGCCAGATTTGTGGGAAACTATTCCACTGCAAGTCACTGCTGAATATCCATAGGAGAACTCACACCGATGAGGAGCCGCTCCCTCTTACTTCAAACCTGAATTCTCATCATCGAGGACATGCAAGTAAAAAGACGCTGACATGTGAGACCCATGGCAAATCCTTCACCTCTAAACGTGACATGCAGGTCCACAGGAGAGCGCAGTCAGGAGAGAAACCGTACGtctgcagcacctgtgggaAAACTTTCTCCCAGCTGTCACACTTAAACACTCACAGCAGGATCCATACAGGTGAGAAGACGACAACGTGTGAGACCTGTGGCAAGTCTTTCAGGGACAGGAGTGAGCTGACGGTCCACATGAGGACCCACACAGGTGAGAGGCCGTACGtctgcagcacctgtgggaGGGGCTTCTCTGTGAGGTCACATTTAAACACCCACAATCGCattcacacaggtgagaagccgtTCACCTGTGAGACATGCGGCAGGTCGTTCAGGATCAAATGTGAGCTAAAAGTCCACGTGAGGACTCATACAGGTGAGAGGCCGTACTCCTGTAACACCTGTGGGTCCGCTTTCATCAAGAAACACCACCTAGATAAGCACACGAGAATACACACGGGGGAAACGCCGTACACCTGCGAGACATGTGGCAGGTGTTTTAAGTACCGTTTCGTCCTGACAGGTCACATGAGAAGAGCCCACACAGGTGAAAGGTCGCACCTTTGTAACACCTGTGGGAAAAGATTCTCTGATTCGTCGAGTCTTTCACTGCACATGAAATCACACGCAGACGATTAG